Below is a window of Helicobacteraceae bacterium DNA.
GAGCGCTAAGCGGGATCATCTGACCCGTATTGGATCGCACAAACACGTCCTCGAGATTTTCGGGGCTTTTTCTGAAATCGCCCTGCGACTGCATCATTACGCGAAAGGCGCGGGCATACATATTGAAGTCGTTGACGTAATAGGCGCCAAACGTCGCCTGCATCGCGCCGAAGAGATCGCCTACCGATACCCCTAGCATTTTCGCCTTGTCGCGGTCAAGCTCGATCTGATATTGCGGCGTATCGACGTCGATTGTGCTTCGCACCTGCGTAAGCGACGGGTGTTGATTAGCCTCTCTGACAATCTCGTTTATATATTTCGCCAGATCGCGGACGCCGCCGCCCGTGCGATCTTGCACGTGCATCTCGAAGCCGCCGCCAATGCTTAGCCCCATAATAGGCGGCGGGTTTATAGCGAAGATCAGCGCGTTGGGATTGCGCATAAACTGCCCGATAAACTGCCCCGCCAACGCCTGCGAATGCTGTTCGGGTCTTGTGCGCTCCGACCAATCGATAAGGTTGATAAATCCAGCGCCCGCGCTAGGTTTAAGCGCGTTAGACATCATATCGATCCCGCTCATCAGCGTAGCGTATTGCACAAGAGGGTTTGCCGCCGCTATATCGGCGACTTCGTCCATCACCTCTTGCGTGCGCTCCAGCGACGAGGCGGGAGGCAGATTGGCGATCACCATCAAACCGCCTTTATCCTCCATTGGCACCAGCGCGCCCGGCACGCTGTCAAAGAGCCTGTAGGCGATATACATCAGCCCGATAAAGATCAGCACGAAAACCGCGCCGAAGCGCACCGTCTGACGAACCCCTTCGGAAAAATGCTGCGTAATCCACATAAACGCGCGGTTAAACAGACGAAGCGGCAGTATCGGCTCCGGATCGTGAGCGCGTAGCAGCACGCCGCACAGCGCGGGGGTAAGCGTCAGCGCCACGAAGCCGGAGATAATTACGCTAAGGACGATTGTCGTGGCAAACTGCTTATACATTTCGCCCGTGAAACCGCCCATCAGCGAGACGGGGATAAATACGGCGCACAACGTCAGCACGATCGCCACGATAGGACCCGTAACCTCGCTCATCGCTATGACCGTCGCCCGTTTGACGCTAAAATCGGGGTGCGTTCTAAGTATCCGCTCGACGTTCTCGATCACGATAATCGCGTCGTCCACCACGATCCCAATCGCCAACACCAGCGCGAAAAGCGTCAGCAGGTTGATCGAAAAACCTAGCGCGTAAAGTCCCGCGAACGCGCCGATGATCGACACCGGCACGGCGAGCATAGGTATAAGGGTGGCGCGCCAATTTTGTAAGAAAAAGTAGATGATTAGCATCACAAACAGAAGCGCCTCGACAATCGTTTTCATCACCTCGTTAATCGAAACGCGCACAAACTTTGTCGTGTCGTAAGGGATTACGTAACCGATCCCTTCGGGGAAGTTCTTGCTCAGGTTTTCCATAACGGCGGCTACCGCGTCGGCGGTCTCCAGCGCGTTCGCGCCCGATTGCAAAAAGATGCCGATCGGCACGGCGGGCTGCTTGTTTTGTCTGGCGTTGAAGCTGTAGTTTTGCGCGCCTAGCTCGATCGCGGCTACGTCCTTTAGCCGCAAAAAGGTTCCGTCCGCGTTGGCTTTTATAATGATATTGCCAAAACTTTCGGGGTCGGCGAGTCGCCCTTGCGAGACGATGGTGTAGGTGTACATCGCCGCGCCGTTTTCAAGCGGCGCCTGCCCAAATTGCCCCGGCGCGTATTGCGCGTTTTGCTCGCGGACGGCGTTTATCAGATCGGTGGGCGTAAGAGAGTATTTTGCCAAGAGATCGGGGCGCAGCCAGATTCGCATAGAGTAGTCTTTGCTGCCAAAAATCATCGCGTCGCCCACGCCTTTGATCCGTTTTAGATCGTCTAGCACGTTTAATAGCGCGTAGTTGCTGATATAGATGGCGTCGTAGCGATCCGGATCGCCGCGCATAGCGATAATCTCCAGCATAGTGTTGGTGCGTTTGCGCACCGTTACGCCCTGTTGCTGCACCTCTTGGGGCAGACGGGAGATCGCGCCTTGGACGCGGTTATATACGTTGATCGTCGCGTCGTCGGGATCGGTTCCCGTTTCAAAAAAGACGCTGATCATCACCTCGCCGCTCGCCGACGCGCTCGACTGCATATAGATCATATTCTCCACGCCGTTGATCGCCTGCTCGATAGGCGAGGCGACGGTGGCGGAAGCGGTCTCCGCCGACGCGCCCGGATAGCTAGTAAAGACCATAACCTGCGGCGGCACCACCTGCGGATACTCTTCGACAGGCAGGGATCGCATGGCGATCACGCCTCCAAGTACTATTATGATCGATATTACCGCCGCTAAAATCGGGCGATCGATAAAGATTTTCGAGAACATTTAGAGACCTTGCTCTGGCGTTTCGATTACGGGCGAGCCGGGGCGCAGTTTTTGCAGGTTGTTCAATATGATGCGATCGCCCTCTTTCAAGCCCGCGCTTATTATTAGGAAGCGATCGTTCTCGCCCTCTAGCGTTACGGCGCGCGTAACGGCTTTGCCGTTTTCGACCACATAAACGATCTTGCCTTCCGGCGTTTGCAACAACGCTTCCGAGGGAACGCGGAAGGCGTTCTTTCTGACGACGCCGCTTAACGCTACGCGCACAAACTGACCGGGCATAAGCTCTCCCTTGGGGTTTGGCATAACGGCGCGCGCTTTTACGCTTCCCGTATTCATATCGATCGACGCGTCGATAAAGTCGATTTTGCCCTCGTTTGGATACTCCTCGCCGCTTTCGCTCTTGACGAGAACCTTAACGCCTACGGGATTAGCCCAGCTGCCGTTTTCGATCGCGTATTGGGTTTTAAGTTTCTCTATGTTGGCAAAGGAAAACTCCGCGTGCAGAGGATCGGTCTTGGTGATCGTCGTTAATAGCGCGCCGGCGCTAATTAGGTTGCCCGCGTCATGTTCCGTCATGCCCGCAAAGCCGTCGATCGGCGCTTTTACGCGGGTATAGTCCAAATCCAGCGAGGCGTTTTTCAAAGCCGCCTCGGCGCTTTCGTAAGCCGCTAGAGTCGCGTCGCGATCCTTCTCGCTGATCGCGTTGCTAGAAAACAGCTGTCGCGCCCTGTTATACTCGCGGCTGGCTTGATTGAAGGCAGCCTGCGCCGCCGCTTTCGCCGCCTCATATTTGGCGGGATCGATGATAAACAAGAGCGCGTCTTTATCCACCCGCGCGCCCTCTTTATACTCGCGGCTAAGCAGAGCGCCGCCCACTTTGGCGCGCACCTCCACAAAACCCGAACTAACAAGTTTCGCGGGATACTCCAGCGCGATAGGCAGATCGCCGCCTTGCGCCGTAACGATTTTTACCGGTATGGGCGGCATTTGCGGCGCGCCGTCTTGCGCTTTGTCTTGCTTGCCTTCGCAACCTAGAAAAATTATACCGATCAGAACAATCAGCGCTTTTCTCATAATTGGTCCTTTTCTATTGTTTTCGACTCCCGATAATGTGTAACAATGGTTACACACTCAAAGCCGCTAATCCTACCCGATCTAAACTTAAACGAATTAGGCGTGAAAACCGTAAAGAAAAAAGCGCGTCGCCTCCGTAGCGAGCGCTTGCGTTTGCGACCTGTCCATAGTCTCCCACTCGCCCGTAACGATCGCGCGAATATGGCGCGATCCTTTTAGGCAGCCGACAAAGCGCATCGCCGCCACCAGCGGATCGCCCTCGCGGAGCAGCCCTTTTTCCTGTTGCTTTTGTATGTAGTCGGCGAGTATTTGCATATGCCCCTCGATCGCGGCTTTGGCTAACCTGCGCCCTAATTTCGCGTCGCCTTTGACTCCTTCGCTTATCAGCAAGCGGTGTATGCGCGCGGTTTTTTCGTTGAACATCAGTCCGAGAAGCTCCATCGCGAAAGCGTTTAAGCACTCCTCTAGCGGAGCGTCTTTGAAATGTTCGGCTACGCGCTCGAACTCCCGCGCAACACTTTGCATTTTATGCTCCAGCGCGGCGGCGAGCAACCCCTCTTTGCAACCAAACCACTTATAAACCGTGCTGAACGATCCGCCGCTTTTGCGGATAATTTCGCGCATGCCAACCTTGCTGAAGCCGCGATCCGCGAATTCGTCGAACGCCGCCTCCAAAAAGCGGTTGCGGTTGGGATATTGACGCTCCTCTTGACTCTCTTCCGCCCTACGCTCTTTTTTTAACTTTGAACGCAATAGTCTATCGATTATCATAGTTTTTAGTTCTCTTTGTAACTCGTAGATATTTTCTTGTAGTTTGCGAATCTTCCGAGCGCCGCATCCAAGAAGCGATCGCGCGGACGCCCCCCCCCCCCCCCGTTATAGGGCGCTCTTGTTAGTTGCGTTTGCTGTAGTTCAACTTTTGCCGTTTTCAAACCTTTCGCCATTTTTTCGCGGGCTCAACCCGTATCGGTCGCCTATAATACCTTAAATTCGCTATCGGCGGTTAAAAAATCGCTCTAAGGCGCGCGAACGCCGCTTTGGCGGCGCAAAAACGAAAACTCGCGCCGTTTGCCAAAACGAAAACAGACGCCTTTAACGCGACGAACGCTAATTTAGCGCGATTCGCGCTTGAAGCCATACCGTGCGACCGGGCTCGTTTATCCGTTTAGTTTGCTCGTAGCCCGCAACGTTCGATCCCGCTTTGCTGATAAACTCCGCGTAAGTTTTATCGAACAGGTTATCGACTCCCAGCGCGATCTCCGCCGTTTTGTTTAAGCGGTAGCCGACGTTAAGCGACGCTATACTGAACGACTTTGAGCTTCCTATATCCTGCCCTACGATATTGCCTTGTTTCTTGGCATATCGGGTTTGAGCGTCCGCGTAACGCCACGCCGCGCCCGCCGAAAAGGTCCCGTTGTCAAAATCTAGTCCAACGCGGCTTTCAAACGGCGGAATCTGCCCCAAAGGCTTATTGTCCGAATCGTTTTCGCCGCGCGTATAGGCGAGGCTCGTCGAAACCTTGAAGCTATCGCTTAAGCGGTAATCCAAGCCCGCTTCGCCGCCAAACGTCGTAGCGTCGATATTGCGCGCGATGCTTCTTGTGGCGGCGTCGATCAAAATATAGTCCGTAGCTTTGTTGTAAAACGTCGAAACAAAGGTTTGCAGCCGATCGGATTTGTAGGTAAAACCAATATCAAACTGATTGGTTTTTTCGGGATCTATCTCGTTAAAAGCGGCGTAATTCGAGGCGATCTTTTCGCTCTGCTTAATGACCTCCCAAAAATCGGGCGCCCTTTCGCTATGCCCAAACCCCGCGTAAGCCAAGCCGTTATCCAACACGCCAAACTCGTAGCGGATAAAGCCCGCAAATAGCGTTTCGTCTCGCTTTTTGCCCGCGGCGACGAGCGCGTTTTCTTTGCCCTCCGCTTCCCAAGCGTCGGCGCGCGCTCCGACAATCAGTTTATTCTCCGCGTCCGCTTGCCAAGCAAGCTCGCCGAATAGTCCGTAGTCTTTGAATAGGACGTTCTTGGCGAACTTATTTTTATCGTAAGGGTTCATAGCCGATCCCTGCGGAGCGCCGCTTCGACCTCTATGCAGATTGACCTCCATATCCGCGCCCGCTATCAGCGAAAGCGAGTCGGCGGGCAAAAAGGTAAGCTCCAGCCGTCCGCCTTCGGTTTTGCGATCGGGGTTGGAAACCATACCCATACCAGAGTTCGGACGCATACTGAAATTGTCCATAATATGATCGATGTAGTTATGGTAGGCTTGGGCTTTGATCTCGTATAGCGTTTTGCCTATTTCGGATTTATCGAATTTGATCGCGTAGTTTTCGCGATCGAACGCGCCTCCGTCCATGCCGCGATCGGCGTAAGCCGCGACCGCTTCGCTTCTTATGCCCGAAACCTCTAAGAGCGTATTTCTATCCGGCGTCCAGCCCAAAGCCGCGCTTACGCTTTCGCGCTCGTATTTTGAATGAACCTTTTCGCCGTCGCCGTCCTCGTAATCGCCCGATTTGGCGAAGCTATAAACGCTTTGGACGTATAAATCGGAATTGCCCGCTTTAATATCCGCGTATTGATCAAGGCGATCAAAACTTGCCGCCGTTAGCGCCAACGTAGCTTTCGCGCCCGCGCGCGCTCCAAACTCGTCGCGTTTTCGCTCGAACAACACCGAACCTGCCGAGGCGCCGGAGCCGTAGATAACGCTTTGCGGACCTTTTAGCAACGTTACTCGATCGTATGATTCGGGAAAAACGTAGGCGGTAGGCGGATCCATTCGCCCGCCGCAACCGCCAAGTATATGCGCGCCGTCAAGCAGTATATTTAAGCGGGACGCCGCCGCGCCGCGAAACATCGGATCGCCGTCCGTGCCGCCCTTGCGGGTTACGCTCACGCCGGGGATGTTTTTAAGAAAGCTCGCGCCGTCGTTTGCGGGCAGAGGCTGCTGCGGTTTTTTGGGATCTAGGCTAACCTCCAGCGCTTTGTTTGCCGTCGGCGCGGTAATAACGATCGGCTCGAACGATACGACCGAGGCGTTACGATCCGCGCCGTCGCCGATTGACTCGTTTTGATCGATATGCCCTTCATGATGCGCCTGCGCCGAAGAGGCAAAAAGCGCCGCCAACGCGACCGAGTAAGATATTTTTCGCGCAAAGATCGCGCTAAACGCGAATGTTGTCGAATGCATAACAACTCCTTTTTAAGTTTGAAAGGCGTTATCATATATAGTTGAACCTTAAATCTAAGAGTTAGGTTCAAGTTTTTTAGCGCTTATATCGGAGGAGACCGCGCGAATAGGCGTTTGAACGCGATACGCCAACGCTAAACAAGGCGGCGCTCGGCGATACGCGAAACGGGTTAAAGGCGGCTGGCGCGTAATCCGTTTACGCTCGTCTATGCCGATTCGGATTAGCCGTTACCGACTTTTTAAACGGCGGCGCTAAACTACGCCGATGAAAACAATTGAAATCATCGACGCCTTCGGCTTCTTTTTTCGCAGTTATCACGCTTTGCCCAAGCTAACAAGCTCCGGCGGCTTTCCGACGGGATTATTAACGGGTTTCGCCAACTTTATCGCTCGCCTATCAAAGGGCGGCGGCGATTATATTGTTTTTGCGTCCGAAAGTCCCGAAAAGACCTTTCGGCGCGAGATATTCGAGGGTTACAAAGCCAATCGCAAACCGCTGGAAGAGGATCTGGCGCGCCAGATTCCGATCGCGCTAGAGTGGATCGAAAAATCGGGCTTCGCGCTCGCGCGCAAAAGCGGCTTTGAAGCCGACGACGTTATCGCCTCGATCGCTACGCGGGCAAAAAACGACGGATTATTCGCGCGCGTAATTAGCGGCGATAAAGATATGTATCAACTGATCGACGACGGGCGAATCGCGGTTTTTGATCCGATCAAGCAAAGAGAGATAGACGGCGCGTTTTGCGTGGAAAAGTTCGGCGTGGAACCAAAGGATTTTATCGAGTTTCAAGCGATTCTAGGCGACTCCGCCGACAACGTGCCGGGCGTAAAAGGCATTGGTCAAAAGGGCGCGGCGAGACTGATCGTCGAATACAAAACGCTGGAGAACGTTTACGACAACATAGCGCGGATTACGCCCGAAAGAACGCGGCGACTGTTGATCGAGGGGAAAGAGGCGGCGTTTTTATCGCGCAAGCTGGTAACGCTGGATCTAAACGCCGTCGATCGGTTGAACTACGTCGATTTCGCGTTTCCGTCCGATCCTATCGCGCGAATCGCGGACGAGCTTATTAAATACGATATTAGATCGGCGTTAAAACGCGGCGAAGCGAGCCGTCCGATCGTAGCCGCGCCTCATAAAACTCGCCGCGAAAACGCCGCGAAAACGCTAACGAATCAGCCCTTTGAAAGCGTTCTGATCGCGGACGAAAAAACGCTGTTTGAAACGATCGACAGGGTTGCCGAAGGCGCGATCGTCGCCTTTGACACGGAAACCGACAGCCTCGATACGCGCGCGGCGCGATTGGCGGGCTTTAGCTTCGCTTGGCAAGAGGACAAAGGCTACTACGCCGCCGTCGGGCATCGCTATTTGGGCGCGCCGCCGCAAATATCGCTAGAAGCCGCGAAAGAGGCGATCAAAAGGCTGTTTGCCAAGGCTAAGATCATCGGGCAAAATCTTAAATTCGATCTGCATATCCTAAACCATACGCTAGGTCTTAGCGATCTGCCGTTTGAAAACGACACGCTTTTGATCGCGTGGCTGATCGATCCCGAAAAATCAATCGGACTTGACAAGTTGGCGCGGGAGTATCTAAACCATGAGACAATCAGCTTCAAAAGCGTTACGAAGGGCTTAAACGATTTTAGCGAGGTCGAGCTTGGCGCCGCTTGCCGTTACGCGAGCGAAGACGCGGTTATGACGTTAAGGCTCTATCCGATTTTGCTAAATCTGCTACGGACAAAAGACGAGGCGGCTCTGAAGATATTGCGCGAAATTGAACTGCCGTTTATGCGGGTTTTATTGGAGCTAGAGGATACGGGGCTGGAGATCGACGCGCCGTTTTTCGCCGCCTTGCAAACGAAAATGCAAGAGGAGATCGCCTATTTAACGGAGCGCATTTACGAGCTATCGGGCGAATATTTCAACATCAACTCCCCTCAACAGCTTGGCGTTATACTATTCGAGCGGCTAAAATTGCCTAGCGGCAAAAAGACGAGAACGGGCTACAGCACGGACGAATCTGTGCTGTCCGCTTTGGCGGCGGATTATCCGATCGCTGGCGAGATTTTGAGTTACCGCGAATTAACCAAGCTGCGATCAACCTATATCGAGCCGCTTTTGGCGATCGCCGCGCGCTCGAAGCGCGTTCATACGCACTTTTCGCAAATTGGCACGGCGACGGGCAGATTAAGCTCCAGCGAACCGAATCTGCAGAATATCCCGACGCGCACGGAAACGGGACGGCAGATACGGCGCGGTTTCGTAGCCAAAAAAGACTTTTTGCTACTTAGCGCCGATTACTCCCAGATTGAGTTGCGATTATTGGCGCATTTTAGCGGCGATCCGACGCTAATCGAAGCGTTCAAAAACCGCCGCGACATTCATTTGGAAACCGCCAAAGCGCTCTTTGGCGATCAGGCGCAAGCTATGCGGCACGTCGCCAAAAGCGTCAATTTCGGGCTGATCTACGGTATGGGGCGGCGCAAGCTCTCCGCCGACGTGGGCATTAGCGCCGAAGAGGCGAAAAGGGTGATCGACGACTACTTCGCAAAGTTTCCGACGATTAAATCGTATATCGATTCGATCAAGCGTAACGCGCATAAATACGGCTTTGTCTCCACGCTGTTCGGACGCAAGCGTTATTTTGATTTCGAGGGCGCGGGCGATCGGTTTGTCGCCGCGTTCGAGCGCGAAGCGGTCAATACGCTGTTTCAAGGAAGCGCGGCGGATCTGATCAAGCTCGCGATGCTAAATCTACGCCGCCTTTTTCGCGGCGACGATCGAATAAAAATGGCGTTGCAAATTCACGACGAGCTGCTCTTTGAAACGCGGGAGGATTTTGCGGACGAAGCGGCGAGAACTATCAAACTCGAAATGCAAAACGTTTACGCGCTAAACGTGCCGCTGGAGGTTTCGGTTTCGGCGGCGAAAAATTGGGCGGAGTTGAAATAATCGCCCAACGCCGCAGTCGTTGCCGTTTTTTTGCGCGCGTAAGGCGGGCGCTATCGAGCGCTTGTCAAACTTTATCTAACGGGAACTATGCCGCGCTATGCCTTCAAACGCCGATTTTGAAACTCCGCGCCCCCGTAAAGGCGCGAATAAAACGCGATGTAGCGGAAAATAAGAATAAAGCTATTCGCCGCGCCGATTTGTCGGCTTTTAAACCGCGTTTATCGCGCCCTTTGAGGGCGCGTTTCGTAATTCTGTCGATTGGTCGCGGCGCGAGCTTTTGCGCGATCGGTCAATATATACGGCGAGAGGTTCGCTTGCGTTAAAACGTTTTATGGCGCGGGTTATCGGCGCTTAAAGCCGTTTCTTGCTACATTGAGCAAATGGCGTTTTCGTAAACGCCGACTTCTCTAAAAGAGGAAAAATGCGGATTTTTTGGCTTGTTTTCGTAGCTCTAGCGCTTTGCGGGTGCGCCGCAAAATCGCCCAAATGGGAGGACCTCGGCGCGTGCTACGGTTACGGCTGCGAGCAATACGGACGCGCCAAAGCCATCGTGAGTTACGCGAGAGTTACCCGCTCGTCGGCGCAGGATTTGGAGCTGATATTGGACGACGGGCGGATATTTACCGTTTACGATTACGCGGCAAAACCGCGCTTTAAAATCGGGGATCGAGTGATTGTGGATTATCGTTTTCGCAACGCAAAAAAGATCGAGTTGATAGGCGACATATACGACGAGGGTTACTATTACGCCGATTGACGCGCGCAAAGCGATAGGGCGACGCCGCCTTAAATAAAAATTATGTAGCTTTTTAATGAAAAAACGCCGCAATTATTCGCAACTTTGCTATGCTTGCGCTCGCATTTTACCCTAACGTAAAGCCGACAAATGGTATCGCTTACTATCAAAGAATATCAACTGATCCCTTTTACCATCGAAGCTAAAGAGATTATGGAGCGCTATCTCTCCTTTGTTCAGACAGAGGCGAGCGACTATACTTTCGCCCAAAATTACGTATGGTTGAGCTACTCCAGCGGTTTTTACGCGATCGTGAAAGACGCGTTCTGTCTTTTTTTGCTAAGCGGCGAAGAGCTGACTATGCTTCTGCCTCCGCTTGGGAGTAAAGATCGCGTCAACGACGCGCTGATCGAGTGTTTCGCCATTATGAACGAGCATAACAGCTCGATCTACTATTCGCGCATAGATTACGTTTGCGAGTTCTTTTTGCAGGGTTTTGTCGATTATTTGGAAAAGGGCGCGGAGATTTTTGAAATTTTTGAAAATTTCCTCGTGGAAAAAAAATACGCCGATTATATCTATCTCGCAGACGATCTCATCGAGCTTAAAGGCAACGCGTTCCACGCTAAGCGCAACGAAATCAACAAGTTTCGCAAAACCTACCCGAACACGACGATCGAAATCCTAGAACCGCAAAAGCACGGCGAGGCGATCAACGAGCTTTTGAACCGCTGGATTGCCAACCGCATGCGATACCTGCCCAAAGATCAAACCGAACAGTTTTTAGACGGCATTAGCCACGAACGCTTTGCGATCAGGCGGATATTGAAACGCTATCGCGAGCTTTCGCTGATTGGAATCGTTTTGAAAATGGGCGAGGACACGGTTGGCTTCACCGTCGGGGAGAAGCTCGGCGAAACAAGCGCGAGCGTGCTGATTGAAAAAACCGATTTCGACGTGTTGGGCAGCGCGCAATACATTTTTCGCGAATTTTGCAAGATATTAAAAGCCGAATATAACTGTATCTATATCAACGTGGGCGACGATATGGGCTTTGAAAATCTGCGAAAAGTCAAACTTTCTTATCGCCCATATAAACTCGCGACAAAATACGCGATCTATCAAAAATAAATTGGTTGTCGCTGCGGCATATGCGTTTCTTTTGCCGCGCGAGATTTTATAGGACGCTTGCAAAACAATCCAATTTATAAAATATCGAGCGCGTAAATATGGCGGCGATATAGTTCCGTTTTTCGCGTTCCTAAAATATTAAAATCTAACCGTTTGCGGCGTTATTACAAATATAATTTAACGATAGTCGCATTAAAATCATTAAGATAAATCTAAAAATAATTTTTCAAAACGATCGCGTTTTTTCCAGTCTTTTCTAACCGCTTCCGAAAAACTAAAATCTTCATATTTTATAACGCCCATTTTTGGATTTGTTATATCCTCTTTAAACGCTTGGGCGTAGGAGCTTTGCGTTTCATGAACGATCACGCTGTTCACGTCGATATTTTTTTCGCCCTTTAGCGCGCGCCGCGCAAACCAAAATATAACTCTGGCAAACTGCTCCGCGCTTGGATTGACGGGCATAACGACCCATCGATCGCTATGCGCTTTCATAGCCTCGATATACGCGCTTTTATCTTTATTCCAAATCGCGACGCTATGATCGAAACTGTCTATAAACCAGCCGAACAACTCTTTAACTCTGGTAAAATCAAGCGCGATCTCGCCCGTTTTAAATCTGTCCGCCCAAAGCAACGTCTCAATTTTATAACTATGTCCATGAAGGCTTAGCGCGCACTTTTTACTAACCGATCCGCGGACGATATGCGCGTTTTCAAACGTAAACATTTTTCTTATAATCATCTACTTCCTTATTGCCGTTCGTTGCGCGTGCGTTATGGCTACGGCGATCGCGTCGGTTATATCGAGCGGTTTAATCTCGCGTTTTATGCCTAAAAGAACCTTAACCATATATGCCACCTGTTCTTTATTCGCCTTGCCTTTGCCCGTTACCGACTTTTTCACTTGCAGCGGGGTATATTCGTGAAAAACTCCAAAATCCTGAATTAGCTTTAGTAAAATCGCGCCGCGAAATTGGGCTAGTTTTAAAACTGTCTTTGGATTATAGGCAAAGAACACGTCCTCGACTGCCGCTTCGTCAATTCTGTAATTCTTAAAAATTACGTCTAATCCTTCTATAAGTTCTGGAAGTTGCGCCACAAGAGGGTTGGGAGCGATTTTAATAAAACCGGCTTCAATCAAACTCATCTTTTTCGATTCAACGTTCAAAAGCGAGTAACCGCACTTGACCGTCCCAGGATCGATGCCCAAGATCACCACTATTCTAAAACCTCGCCCGCTATATTTTCACCAGAATTTCACAATGTGAATAACTTATAAACGTTATGCTATAATTTTTTACTTTAAGAGGCGGAGAGGCGCTTTGTTAATCTTCGATTTGCTGTGCGGCGAGCTGAAAAAGCAGATTTCAAGCGACGAATTTGAACGCTACGTCGCGCCGCTTAAATTATTAGAAAAGCATTTAAAGTCCGATCTTGCCGTCTTTGAGGCGCCAAATCCTTATATAGCGTTATGGGCGCAGAGCAAATACGCGGCAAAAATAGCCGATTTTTTCGAGAAAGAGAGCGGCGTTCGACCAGCCGTACGCATAACGGCAAAGAACTTGGAACCAAAAAAATATCCGCAAGCGACGACAAAAGGCGACGGGATAACCATCAAAAGCGCGACGTTGAATTTAAGCTATACCTTCGACAGCTTCGTCGTCGGCGCGTCGAACAAATTCGCT
It encodes the following:
- the ruvC gene encoding crossover junction endodeoxyribonuclease RuvC, with product MVILGIDPGTVKCGYSLLNVESKKMSLIEAGFIKIAPNPLVAQLPELIEGLDVIFKNYRIDEAAVEDVFFAYNPKTVLKLAQFRGAILLKLIQDFGVFHEYTPLQVKKSVTGKGKANKEQVAYMVKVLLGIKREIKPLDITDAIAVAITHAQRTAIRK
- a CDS encoding phosphatidylglycerol lysyltransferase domain-containing protein codes for the protein MVSLTIKEYQLIPFTIEAKEIMERYLSFVQTEASDYTFAQNYVWLSYSSGFYAIVKDAFCLFLLSGEELTMLLPPLGSKDRVNDALIECFAIMNEHNSSIYYSRIDYVCEFFLQGFVDYLEKGAEIFEIFENFLVEKKYADYIYLADDLIELKGNAFHAKRNEINKFRKTYPNTTIEILEPQKHGEAINELLNRWIANRMRYLPKDQTEQFLDGISHERFAIRRILKRYRELSLIGIVLKMGEDTVGFTVGEKLGETSASVLIEKTDFDVLGSAQYIFREFCKILKAEYNCIYINVGDDMGFENLRKVKLSYRPYKLATKYAIYQK
- a CDS encoding 6-carboxytetrahydropterin synthase, whose translation is MIIRKMFTFENAHIVRGSVSKKCALSLHGHSYKIETLLWADRFKTGEIALDFTRVKELFGWFIDSFDHSVAIWNKDKSAYIEAMKAHSDRWVVMPVNPSAEQFARVIFWFARRALKGEKNIDVNSVIVHETQSSYAQAFKEDITNPKMGVIKYEDFSFSEAVRKDWKKRDRFEKLFLDLS
- the polA gene encoding DNA polymerase I is translated as MKTIEIIDAFGFFFRSYHALPKLTSSGGFPTGLLTGFANFIARLSKGGGDYIVFASESPEKTFRREIFEGYKANRKPLEEDLARQIPIALEWIEKSGFALARKSGFEADDVIASIATRAKNDGLFARVISGDKDMYQLIDDGRIAVFDPIKQREIDGAFCVEKFGVEPKDFIEFQAILGDSADNVPGVKGIGQKGAARLIVEYKTLENVYDNIARITPERTRRLLIEGKEAAFLSRKLVTLDLNAVDRLNYVDFAFPSDPIARIADELIKYDIRSALKRGEASRPIVAAPHKTRRENAAKTLTNQPFESVLIADEKTLFETIDRVAEGAIVAFDTETDSLDTRAARLAGFSFAWQEDKGYYAAVGHRYLGAPPQISLEAAKEAIKRLFAKAKIIGQNLKFDLHILNHTLGLSDLPFENDTLLIAWLIDPEKSIGLDKLAREYLNHETISFKSVTKGLNDFSEVELGAACRYASEDAVMTLRLYPILLNLLRTKDEAALKILREIELPFMRVLLELEDTGLEIDAPFFAALQTKMQEEIAYLTERIYELSGEYFNINSPQQLGVILFERLKLPSGKKTRTGYSTDESVLSALAADYPIAGEILSYRELTKLRSTYIEPLLAIAARSKRVHTHFSQIGTATGRLSSSEPNLQNIPTRTETGRQIRRGFVAKKDFLLLSADYSQIELRLLAHFSGDPTLIEAFKNRRDIHLETAKALFGDQAQAMRHVAKSVNFGLIYGMGRRKLSADVGISAEEAKRVIDDYFAKFPTIKSYIDSIKRNAHKYGFVSTLFGRKRYFDFEGAGDRFVAAFEREAVNTLFQGSAADLIKLAMLNLRRLFRGDDRIKMALQIHDELLFETREDFADEAARTIKLEMQNVYALNVPLEVSVSAAKNWAELK